The nucleotide sequence CCGCCGGAGCTATGCTCAGCGAAGAGATCTTCCCTCATCTGACGGAGTTTGCCGCCAGCACCGTTCAGGACTACAACAGCTACTTTCTCAAATATCTGAACTACGGCGGTCTGCTCCAGGTTAACCTGGAGGGCAAGCGCTTCATGAATGAAGGCCTCTGCGCCGAACAGCCCCTGGCAAAGGGCGCCTCCGCCATCAGAACCGCCGGTTCTTTCTATGTAATCTTCGATCGCCAGACCTTGGACACCCTTCATACGCTAGGTTTTCCCGGACTTTTCACGGCCGCGACGACCGACCGGTTAAAGAGAGATATCCTCTGGCGAGGACGGGCGCTGGTTCCCTTTACCTCGATTATGGACGAGATTGAAAATGCCATGCGAGCCGGAATCGCCTTTGAAGGAGAGGGCTTTGAAGACCTTGAAGCCCAAATGGGGATTGAAGAAGGCGTATTGGTAAACACCATCAACCGTTACAAAGAAATGGTTGCGCAAGGGAGGGACGACGACTTCCTAAAGGACCATGTCTGGCTCACCCGCACTATCGAAGCGGGCCCCTACTACGCCATCCGCATGGAACCGGCCATCTTCGGGACATTAGGTGGTATAAAGGTCAATGAACGGCTCCAGGTTATCAATACCGAGCTTAAACCCATTCCCGGACTTTACGCGGCCGGTCAGGAAACCGGTGGTTTTTACGGATATCCCTACTACGATATTCCCGGATGTACCATGGCCTACGCCTACAACTCAGGCCGTATAGCCGGAGAAAACGCAATAGACTTTGCAGAAGAGAACTAAGTAGACTCACACCTCCCCTGGGCGCTTTCAAGGACCTTGAAAGCGCCCTTTTTATGTTTCCCTATTCAAGAGAGACAAGTTCAAGACGAACCCGAAAATTCCCCCCGAAATACCTCATTTCAGCTATGCGGATCATCCCCTCCTCCATCCCGGACGCGACGGCACCGAGGAGCAGAGTCTTCTGGGCGGTCTGCATCCTGACCCGGATGCCATCAATCACTCATCCAGGGAAAAGGCGACTTCGACTTCCCCTGATAGGCGAACAATAAGCGATTCACCGCTCGCTAAAGCAATCTGGCAGCGAATAATCAACGCAGCCGTATCGTCCGACACAGGCTTCTGCTCCGGGAAGAGAGACGCACGACGCCGCCCTTCGCGCTGAAAGAGAAAAGCCCCCTTCTCGGCTGCCCCCAGTCGAACAGGGCTCCTGGTTCCGATAGGTTCCAGGTGATACAGGCCTTTGCTATCGGGCAAACCTGGGAGGGATTCGGTTTTGAAGGCGCCCACTCCGGAATACTCGACAAATGAATGCCAGAAGAAATCAATCGAGGGGCGCAAGCCGGAACCCGGAAAAATTGGGAAATCCCGGCTTACAATATCAGCAAAAATCGCACTCCCGGATCAGAACGGCGCACTTTTTACGGATCTAACAGAAAACATGGGTGATCCGGGAGTGGCTTGAATCCAATGAAGAAAAACCAGGAAGTCAAGGAAAAGAAATAAAAAGTAACATCACCGATAATGAAAGTGCAAAGATGTCGAGCCCACATGGAGTTGTGCAAGGGTATAATGGTATTGCAGCGGGTGACGAGAAGCACTAGGTAATCGTTTGGAGAAAAGCCTTTGGCGATATAAACGAAGCTGGTCATTTGCCTGATGCGTTGAATGGAATCAAGAGAATGATGTCTTCTGTATCAGGAAAGTATAAGATGCGGATGTCAGCAAACTGGCAGCCGAAGAAGGGCAAAAAGTATTATAGTTCTGATGATTTTATTTTTGATGAAGATAGCGGGAATCTTCTCTGTCCCGAAGGACATAAAATGACCATACGCTGCCGAAATAATCGAACAGGAGGATATACCGGAGTAACGTATGTAGGTAGTCGGGTGAATTGCTCAGCATGTAAACGACGGAGTGTTTGTTTGAGATATACAACAACCCACGTACGTCAAGTGACCAAATATAAAGAAGGCCGGGACGGTAAACCGTTATCATATACAGAGCAAATGCGAAAGCAGTTTGATACACCTGACGGAAGAAGCATTTATAGTAAGCGAATGGGAATAGTAGAGCCGGTTTTTGCGAATATTCGATCGACGCTGAACTTATCCAGGTTTACAATGAGAGGGAAGGCAAAAGTAAATATCCAGTGGTTATTATACTGTATCGTGCATAACCTGAGGAAGATTCAACGGTATGCGAAATTATAGCTAATAAAGCCGTGCTGAAGGTACACAGTATGATAAAATATGGATTGTGTTACTACCAGGCAGGTAGAATTACCAACTATAACAAACACGACCTTGGCAACGAGACCAGTAAGATGTTGGACGTATCACAACCCACGGCGTTTGATTGTTTCTCAGGGTGTGGCGGAATGACGGAGGGCTTTCGACAAGCTGGGTACCGCGTAGTTGGGGCCATCGAGATTGATCCTTACGCCCTCGTTAGGATTTCTCCTTTTAAGGTGCACGGAAATTGCATTCTTCCCGCAGATTTCACGCATCCTCTCTTTCAATCACGAAACAGCTGTTTGCAGAGCCTCTCTGTACTGAGTTATTGTAAGACCTTCGTTCTCTTTGAATAATTTGGATAATGTACTTGCAGAAGATAAGCCAACACGTTCAGCTATGATGGACAATGAATAATCAGTTTCTATTAAATAGTTTTTTGCATAATTCAGGCGATAAAGAGTAAGTGTTCGACTTGGACTTGTTCCAAAATATTCTTGAAACACCCTTACAACATGTCTCTTAGAAATACCGAACTCTTCTGCAATATCAGTGATAGTTATCGGTTTCTCATAGTTCCCATGCATAAATTTTGTTATAACTACCGCAAGATTCGTCACCTTTGTATTTATGTCAAGTTTTTTAACCTGGAGAAAATTCCTTAACAACAATGTTATCATTTCGACATATTTGGAGCGTACAATAAACTCCCAACCAAATCTTTTTTCCGTGATCTCATTAGTCAGTATTTCGAGATATTTCTTTACATTGTACCGATCTTCGCAAACAAGAAACTTCTCTTCACGCATCATTTGCATAAAAGCACCTATATGTGCTTCCTCATATTTTGTACCAGATTCCACGCTCCGAATGCAATTCTTCTGGTAAAAATTGAATATGATAACAAAATAGTTCTTCATAATTGTCGGTCGATAAAGTGAACCATGCTGAATACCTGGTGATAAAATAGCAAAACACCCGGCAGGTAAATTATGCACTTCTCCATTTACCATTAAACTTAAAGTACCCTGTTCCACGTAGTAGATCTCATAGTATTGATGATGACAATGCGGAAACTCAACAGTTGCCTCGTTAAACCGGTCAATATAATCAATATTTAGAATATAACTGTATAACGTTATAGTCTCCAGATAAGGACGGCAAAGCGTATTCAGAGATGCATGATAATTTTTCACATCATTTTTCCCAAAGAAAAAAACCTACAAATTGACTGAACTGCGCCCAATTGTCAAGACAGTTTTATAGGAAGTTTAAGGTGTACTCCTCCCTCCTGTTTTATTCTACGCTGCCAACGGCAGCGGGTTCTCCGTAGCGAATGATTGATGCATCTCTTCCGGTGTCCTGTACTCCAGCGACTGGTGTAGCCGTTCGGTGTTGTAGAACGTGAAGTAGTGTTCAATCCCATGATGTAATTCCACCATGCTCTCATATGACCGCAGGTAGATATCCTCATATTTCAATGAGCGCCACAGTCGTTCGACATACACATTGTCCAGTGCGCGGCCAACGCCGTCCATGCTGATCTCCACCTGGTGTTCTTCCAACACCGACAGGTAGGCCCTGCTTGTGAACTGGCTACCCTGATCCGTGTTAAAGATCGCCGGGACCCCATAGGTCTCGATCGCCTCCTGCAGCGCGGCAACACAGAATGACGGATCCATGCTATTCGAAAGCCGCCAGCTCAAGACCTTACGAGAGTACAGATCCACTATAGCCACCAGATAGACGTGCCCCTGCGGAAGACCAATATAGGTGATATCACTGGCCCAAACCTGATTGGGATGCCGTATTTGCTTACCGCGCAACAAATACGGATATTTCTTGTGATCGTTGCGTGCCTTGCTCAGATTTGGCCCAGGATATAATGCCCGCAGTCCAAAACGCTTCATCAGCCGCCTGACTCGTTTTCTGGTCAGGTGAGGATGCTCAGGTAACAGCACTCGTGATACTTTGCGATAGCCGTAAAAGGGGACCTTCTTGTGATACTCCAGGATGACTGTGAGATCCTCCAGATCCGTCTCTGTTCGCATATCTCGGCCTTTGCGGTAGTAGGAGCTCCGAGTGACCTCAAGAGTACGACACTGCTGCGCTATGCTCAGCTCGGGATGGTTCGGATCAATCATTCCGGATCTTTCCCGTAATACTCGCGGTGTTTTTTTTTGAGAAATTCGTTCACAACTGTCAGTTCTCCAACAGTTCGCAGCAGTTGGTCACGCTCCTGCTCAAGCCTGCGCTCCTCTTCTCGCTTCTTATTAGGACGCTCGAAAGTCGCAGGAAGATTGTCCGGCAGCTGCTTTTTCCACTGCGATACCTGGTTCGGATGCACATCGTATTTAAGTGCAATCTGCTGTATGGTCTCCTGCTCCTTGATAGCCTCAAGTGCCACTTTCGATTTGAATGCGGTGTTGTAGCTCTTCCTCATGGTACTACTATACCTCTCTGCTCCCTGGAAGGCGAGAGTTACACCTTAAAGGCACCCCCAGAAGCTGTCTCGTTTCCTGGGCTCATTATAGACTGTAGTAATCTTAAAACAGGAATTACCAGAAGGCAATAAAAAATAATATGGCATTAATTCACCTGTATAGCGCGTAAATATTTATCATCACTGCCTTTTTATACCGAACAAATGAAGATATTCTAAATATGGCACCGAATAGCAGAGGTGTAACCGAAACTATTCGGTGCCAATTTCCCAATTGATAGTTCTTCAACTTGCTGTTACGGAGTTATAAAGTAGTAGTAAATCCTCCATCAACACTTATATCCCAACCGTTCACATAATCAGAGGCCCTGCTGGAGAGATAGACTATGGTGCCCATCAAATCTTCCATCTCACCCCATCGTCCAGCCGCAATTCTATTGGTAATCTTATTATAAAAAGCAGGATCTTTACGCAATTCAGCATTTACTTCAGTTGCCAGGAAACCAGGAGAAATTGTGTTTGTTTGAATGTTGTAACTACCCAATTCATTGGCAAAAACACGCGTAAGACCAATAATCCCTGTTTTTGCAGTTGCGTACGGGGGGCAATGCTTATCTGCTGTATACGATAATGCAGATCCGACATTAATGATTTTCCCGCTCTTCTGCTTCATCATTACCATTGCGACTGCATGCGAAAGATAGTAAACAGCATTCAGGTCAAGGTTAATACACATCTCCCAGTATCTATCCGGGTATTCAGCAAAAGGAGCAAAGGCACTGGCTCCGGCGTTATTGATTAGAATGTCAATTCTTCCATAGTCAGCCAGGCATTTATCCACAATTTTCTGAATGTACTCCTTATCTGTAAGATCTCCCTGCAGAAAAGTAACACTCCGCCCCTCTTTCTGTACCAGTTTTTTCACGTCAGAAATATCGTCCGTATAATGCGGAATGAAGAGATCAGCGCCTGCTTTTGCCAGAGCTACCGCATATGCAAGTCCAAGGCCCTGGTTCGCTCCGGTGATAATCGCAACCTTTCCATCAAGATTAAAAAAATCCAGCGAGAAGTTTTCAAACTCAGTTGTCATAGCCTCACCTATCTTCTCAGGAGTTCATGTACGGTTTGTGCAATACCAATTCGATCAAGTCCATAGTATTTATAGATATCGTCAGGACTTCCTAACACTGAAAAAGCATCAGGCATACCAAGTATCTTAAACTTACCCGTATAACCATGCTCACACAAAACTTCCGCAACAGCGCCACCAAGGCCTCCATTAACCGAGTGATCTTCGACGGTTAACACTGCTCCTGTTTTTTCAGCAAATCGAATTATAGCTGATTTATCCAGAGGTTTGATGGTATGCATATCCAGAATCCCGGCACTGATACCATCACTCTTCAGCTGCTTTGCAGCCATCATGCATTCGTAGATATTCGAACCTGTAGAAATAATAGTCACATCATTTCCGCTGATAGTCTCGATCGCTTTACCAATATCGAATTCATAATCGTCATCCGCATAAACGTTGGCTGAACCAGCCCTGTCAATTCTAATTATCATCGGACCATCGTGATCCATCGATGCCCGGATTACCTTTTTGCATTGCCCGGCGTCAGCGGGCACACAAATAGTCAGATTTGGTATTGCCCGATACAGTGCCAGATCTGCAATATCATTATGAGTGGGTCCACCACCGGCAGTAACACCGGAATGGGTACCGATCAAACGAACGTTAACATCATTATATGCTATGTCTGTATGTATTTGATCAGCCGACCGCAGTGGCAGGAAGGGTCCGAAAACTTGTGCAAATACCATATGCCCAGCCAGAGCCAAACCGGCGGAAGCTCCAACCTGATTGGGTTCAGCAATACCGAAATTAAAACAACGATCTGGATACTTGGCTACCATCTTTCCCGCCGCTGTCGACGGAGCAACATTATCACTATAGGTAAAGACGAAATCAACACTTTCATCGGCCATTCTCAACAACTCTTCACCATATGCCTCACGAGCACTCGATAACATCTGATCAAAGTCATATGTAGTTTTTACAGCCATTTATCGTACCGTCCTATTTTTTCTTACGTCTGCCAGAGCTTCTTTAAGCTGTTCCTTTGCAATGCCGCCGCCATGCCATTTATAGTTGTTTTCCATAAATCGACCCCCTTTCCTTTTACGGTATTCGCGATAATAAATGTCGGTTTTACCATTTCAGAGGAATCATATATTGGAATTTTATTAAGTGCTTCCAAAACCTGCATCATATCATTTCCATCTTCTATCTCTATGCAATTCCATCCGAATGCTTCAACCTTCTCCGGCACGGGGTCAATATTCATCACTTGATTTGTTGGACCGGTCATTTGAACAGAATTTTTATCGAGGATCGCGATTAGATTTCCTAATTGATAATGCCCTCCAGCCATTAGAGCTTCCCAGTTTGTTCCTTCGTCAAACTCACCATCTCCCAGAAGTACAATAGTT is from Marispirochaeta sp. and encodes:
- a CDS encoding AraC family transcriptional regulator, with protein sequence MKNYHASLNTLCRPYLETITLYSYILNIDYIDRFNEATVEFPHCHHQYYEIYYVEQGTLSLMVNGEVHNLPAGCFAILSPGIQHGSLYRPTIMKNYFVIIFNFYQKNCIRSVESGTKYEEAHIGAFMQMMREEKFLVCEDRYNVKKYLEILTNEITEKRFGWEFIVRSKYVEMITLLLRNFLQVKKLDINTKVTNLAVVITKFMHGNYEKPITITDIAEEFGISKRHVVRVFQEYFGTSPSRTLTLYRLNYAKNYLIETDYSLSIIAERVGLSSASTLSKLFKENEGLTITQYREALQTAVS
- a CDS encoding IS3 family transposase; translated protein: MIDPNHPELSIAQQCRTLEVTRSSYYRKGRDMRTETDLEDLTVILEYHKKVPFYGYRKVSRVLLPEHPHLTRKRVRRLMKRFGLRALYPGPNLSKARNDHKKYPYLLRGKQIRHPNQVWASDITYIGLPQGHVYLVAIVDLYSRKVLSWRLSNSMDPSFCVAALQEAIETYGVPAIFNTDQGSQFTSRAYLSVLEEHQVEISMDGVGRALDNVYVERLWRSLKYEDIYLRSYESMVELHHGIEHYFTFYNTERLHQSLEYRTPEEMHQSFATENPLPLAA
- a CDS encoding transposase, with product MRKSYNTAFKSKVALEAIKEQETIQQIALKYDVHPNQVSQWKKQLPDNLPATFERPNKKREEERRLEQERDQLLRTVGELTVVNEFLKKKHREYYGKDPE
- a CDS encoding SDR family oxidoreductase — its product is MTTEFENFSLDFFNLDGKVAIITGANQGLGLAYAVALAKAGADLFIPHYTDDISDVKKLVQKEGRSVTFLQGDLTDKEYIQKIVDKCLADYGRIDILINNAGASAFAPFAEYPDRYWEMCINLDLNAVYYLSHAVAMVMMKQKSGKIINVGSALSYTADKHCPPYATAKTGIIGLTRVFANELGSYNIQTNTISPGFLATEVNAELRKDPAFYNKITNRIAAGRWGEMEDLMGTIVYLSSRASDYVNGWDISVDGGFTTTL
- a CDS encoding transketolase C-terminal domain-containing protein yields the protein MAVKTTYDFDQMLSSAREAYGEELLRMADESVDFVFTYSDNVAPSTAAGKMVAKYPDRCFNFGIAEPNQVGASAGLALAGHMVFAQVFGPFLPLRSADQIHTDIAYNDVNVRLIGTHSGVTAGGGPTHNDIADLALYRAIPNLTICVPADAGQCKKVIRASMDHDGPMIIRIDRAGSANVYADDDYEFDIGKAIETISGNDVTIISTGSNIYECMMAAKQLKSDGISAGILDMHTIKPLDKSAIIRFAEKTGAVLTVEDHSVNGGLGGAVAEVLCEHGYTGKFKILGMPDAFSVLGSPDDIYKYYGLDRIGIAQTVHELLRR